One part of the Malus sylvestris chromosome 2, drMalSylv7.2, whole genome shotgun sequence genome encodes these proteins:
- the LOC126596889 gene encoding putative disease resistance protein RGA3 isoform X2: MDVLEGIITYPVEGILKSVASLAAQEIGLFRGFKKELTELRQSLLAIQQFLGDVSHQPCHEGNAVEDWVKKLKDVAHDADDVLEDINYEVLRRKAELQNHMKKKVLNFFSLSNPILFRQKMAHKIKDINASLAGLKSEASFIGLVARRVDHTPPPIMRNRETDSNFRPYDKIIGRKKTVSNIIKILMSKNQEKNLSVMAVVGIGGLGKTTLAKSIFNHDDIRTPFVEKMWVCVSDTFEVNSILNRLLESLNSNRTGLTSREALLNDLKQRLTGKRYILILDDVWNEDKKFWREFMDCLSTLNSGPGSIAIVTTRSAEVASITETMPRCNLEGLSEEDCWSVLKGEALLDGNASSLDSDQECIGRAIAKKCAGVPLVAKVLGSLMRSQEWPSILESKIWEFSDKEDRIMSILKLSFDNLREPSLKQCFAYCSMFEKDCEIEKDDLIQLWMAQGYLHSSPMEDKGNEHFNILLQNSLFQDARNHEYAHRREREDEYGNTKCKMHDLVHDLAEKVFKFESLTQDLDQMDDGALDEIQHVARISSTTLERFPQRSLRRLQSLFPPRRFEFSNIFQKFRALRTLNLFCAVIEELPSSIGKLKCLRYLNISQTEIKELPKSVGKLYNLQTLRMSNPYIKTFPTEMENLISLRHVYFDKDVEVPFGMTRLTHLQTLSSFNLDEDGRHRLDELGGLNELKGELVIGSLQFVRDKEEAVKSNLVGKANIRKLKLKWQLDHYADLDEDILEGLQPHPNLESLTIEGFKGTKFASWMMSDSLLINLTEIKIICWRECEAVPPLGYLAKLRRISIEKCPKLKSFPISQSQSLEELRIEDCPKLRCTSIHSLPSLCKLDIQRCTTLEESENLQSTTSTTLQQQQHEEDLSLNGCASLNELNVEQCNGFTSILSGLHSCTSLRTLSIWNCPNLRTLSGHGLQTPVSLEDMAIWDCPNLEAIPSLDNLTSLTNLEIWGCDGLISLPSGLAYCTSLTKLDIEGCDGLISLPSGLAYCTSLTELRVRFCSNLISLADHNVSSLQSLSRLELYKCGKLQDLPKGLHSLSRLKEVCIGAFCQELDSFPDFQVPSKLEELALYGWPKLKSLPQPIQHPTSLTSLSISAFDGVEALPEWLGNLTSLTELEISWCENLMYLPTVEAMQCLTKLHKLEIQRCPFLKERWTKDGP; encoded by the exons ATGGATGTGCTTGAAGGTATCATCACTTATCCCGTGGAGGGAATACTGAAGTCGGTCGCTTCACTTGCTGCTCAAGAAATCGGTCTTTTCCGAGGATTCAAAAAAGAGCTAACTGAGCTTCGTCAATCGTTACTTGCGATTCAACAGTTCTTAGGCGATGTTTCCCACCAACCATGTCACGAGGGCAACGCGGTGGAGGACTGGGTGAAAAAACTGAAAGACGTAGCTCATGATGCTGACGATGTCTTGGAGGATATCAACTATGAAGTTCTCCGGCGTAAAGCTGAACTGCAAAACCACATGAAGAAGAAGGTACTTAACTTCTTTTCGCTCTCCAATCCCATTTTATTTCGTCAAAAGATGGCCCACAAGATTAAGGACATCAATGCGTCCCTGGCGGGTCTCAAGAGTGAGGCATCTTTCATTGGCTTAGTTGCAAGGAGAGTAGATCATACCCCTCCTCCAATTATGAGGAACAGAGAAACTGACTCGAACTTCCGTCCGTATGACAAGATCATTGGAAGGAAGAAAACTGTGTCGAATATCATTAAAATCTTGATGTCCAAGAATCAGGAAAAGAACCTTTCGGTTATGGCCGTTGTGGGAATCGGAGGACTCGGAAAGACGACTTTGGCAAAATCAATATTCAATCATGATGATATTCGTACGCcttttgttgaaaaaatgtGGGTCTGTGTATCCGACACTTTTGAGGTTAATTCGATTCTAAATCGGCTGTTAGAATCCCTTAACTCAAACAGGACAGGACTTACAAGTCGGGAAGCATTGCTGAATGACCTCAAACAAAGGTTGACAGGGAAGAGATATATTTTGATACTGGATGATGTTTGGAATGAAGACAAGAAGTTTTGGAGGGAGTTTATGGATTGTTTGTCGACGCTCAATTCTGGTCCCGGAAGCATTGCCATTGTTACTACCCGTAGTGCTGAGGTTGCATCAATCACTGAGACAATGCCGAGGTGTAATTTGGAGGGCCTATCAGAGGAGGATTGTTGGTCTGTATTAAAGGGTGAAGCATTACTAGATGGTAATGCTTCTTCTCTAGATTCAGATCAAGAGTGCATTGGAAGGGCCATAGCTAAAAAGTGTGCTGGTGTACCATTGGTGGCAAAG GTTTTAGGAAGCTTGATGCGTTCACAGGAATGGCCGTCAATTCTAGAAAGTAAAATATGGGAATTTTCAGACAAAGAGGACCGAATCATGTCGATCTTGAAGTTGAGTTTTGATAATTTAAGAGAGCCATCATTGAAGCAATGTTTTGCATATTGCTCAATGTTTGAAAAAGATTGTGAAATTGAAAAAGATGACTTGATCCAACTCTGGATGGCTCAAGGATATCTCCATTCTTCTCCCATGGAGGATAAAGGTAATGAACATTTTAATATTCTATTGCAAAACTCTTTATTTCAAGATGCTAGAAACCATGAGTATGCACatagaagagaaagagaagatgaGTATGGGAATACCAAATGCAAGATGCACGATCTTGTGCATGATCTTGCTGagaaagttttcaaatttgaaagcTTGACACAAGACTTGGATCAGATGGACGATGGAGCACTTGATGAGATTCAGCATGTTGCCCGAATTTCTTCCACAACACTTGAAAGATTTCCACAAAGGAGCCTTAGGAGATTGCAGTCGTTGTTTCCTCCACGACGCTTTGAGTTCAGTAACATCTTCCAAAAGTTTAGAGCTTTACGGACGTTGAATTTATTCTGTGCTGTAATAGAGGAGTTGCCCAGTTCAATTGGAAAGTTGAAATGCTTGAGGTATCTCAACATTTCCcaaacagaaataaaagaacTTCCCAAATCTGTTGGCAAGCTCTATAATCTTCAAACGTTAAGAATGTCAAATCCATACATTAAAACGTTTCCTACGGAAATGGAAAATTTGATCAGCTTGAGACATGTTTATTTCGACAAGGATGTGGAAGTTCCATTTGGGATGACAAGATTGACTCATCTGCAAACGTTATCTTCGTTTAATTTGGATGAAGATGGGCGTCATAGACTTGATGAGCTGGGCGGGTTAAATGAATTGAAAGGGGAACTAGTTATTGGATCATTGCAATTTGTGAGAGACAAGGAAGAAGCAGTGAAATCAAATTTAGTGGGGAAAGCAAACAtacgaaaattgaaattaaaatggCAGCTGGACCATTATGCGGATCTTGACGAGGATATTCTCGAAGGTCTCCAACCGCACCCCAACTTAGAAAGCTTGACGATTGAGGGATTCAAGGGTACTAAATTTGCATCATGGATGATGAGTGATTCGTTGCTCATTAATTTAACAGAAATTAAGATAATTTGTTGGAGAGAATGTGAAGCGGTCCCACCACTGGGATACTTGGCGAAACTTCGAAGGATTTCCATTGAGAAATGCCCCAAACTAAAATCCTTTCCAATTTCACAATCCCAATCTCTTGAGGAGTTGAGAATAGAAGATTGCCCAAAGCTAAGATGCACTTCAATTCATAGTCTACCTTCACTCTGCAAATTGGATATTCAAAGATGTACGACTCTTGAGGAGTCCGAAAATCTACAGTCGACGACTAGCACTACTctccagcagcagcagcatgaGGAAGACTTGTCTTTAAACGGTTGCGCATCCCTCAATGAATTGAACGTTGAACAATGCAATGGATTCACAAGTATACTGAGTGGGCTCCATTCTTGTACTAGTCTTCGCACACTGAGTATCTGGAATTGTCCAAATTTGAGGACTTTGTCGGGTCATGGGCTACAAACCCCCGTCTCTCTTGAGGATATGGCAATATGGGATTGCCCTAATCTAGAGGCTATTCCCAGTTTAGACAACCTCACGTCCCTCACTAATTTGGAAATTTGGGGATGTGATGGATTAATAAGTCTACCGAGTGGGCTTGCATACTGCACATCTCTTACTAAATTGGATATTGAGGGATGTGATGGATTAATAAGTCTACCGAGTGGGCTTGCATACTGCACATCTCTTACCGAATTAAGGGTCCGCTTCTGCTCCAATTTGATATCTCTGGCGGATCACAATGTGTCCAGCTTGCAATCTCTATCTCGTTTGGAATTATATAAATGTGGGAAATTACAAGATTTGCCCAAGGGGCTGCACTCTCTATCTCGTTTGAAAGAGGTGTGTATCGGTGCCTTCTGCCAAGAGCTCGATTCTTTCCCTGATTTTCAG GTCCCATCGAAACTGGAAGAATTAGCATTGTACGGGTGGCCTAAGCTCAAGTCTCTGCCTCAGCCAATTCAACACCCTACTTCTCTAACATCTTTGTCCATTTCTGCTTTCGATGGTGTGGAGGCTCTTCCAGAGTGGTTGGGCAACCTTACATCTCTTACAGAGTTGGAAATTTCCTGGTGTGAGAATCTGATGTATCTGCCTACGGTCGAAGCTATGCAATGCCTAACCAAATTACATAAGCTAGAGATCCAAAGGTGTCCCTTTCTCAAGGAAAGATGGACCAAGGACGGCCCATAA
- the LOC126596829 gene encoding zinc finger CCCH domain-containing protein 20-like, which yields MMLGEPHRPNPTVHVPPWLQLDDPTGEMYSPYPLSGVSVNSDGNASGADFNSPYYLDEALTTLQRFLPSNETDLDSDSDISGRESDAPVDAYSCDHFRMFDFKVRRCARGRSHDWTECPYAHPGEKARRRDPRKYHYSGTACPDFRKGHCKKGDTCEFAHGVFECWLHPARYRTQPCKDGTSCKRRVCFFAHTPEQLRVLPQQSPRGGNNSLNSAESYDGSPLRQAIEAAAASCVKTMPFMSSPPEDSPDVSPPMSPMGRTMSRSLGSSSINEMVASLRNLQLGKVKSLPSSWNVQVGGSSGFGSPVSSGFGSPGSSAFGSPRMSMLRPGFCSLPSTPTRVPARSGIGYLDFCEEEPAMERVESGRGLRARMLEKLREENSLGRVDPGPNCTGAPDVGWVSELVQ from the coding sequence ATGATGCTCGGAGAACCGCACCGTCCTAATCCAACGGTTCACGTCCCACCGTGGCTTCAGCTGGACGATCCTACGGGCGAGATGTACTCCCCGTACCCGCTCAGCGGCGTCTCCGTTAACTCCGACGGCAATGCAAGCGGCGCCGACTTCAACAGCCCGTACTACCTCGACGAAGCCCTAACGACGCTCCAGCGCTTCTTGCCGTCCAACGAGACCGACCTGGATTCCGACTCCGACATTTCTGGCCGCGAATCCGACGCGCCGGTCGACGCCTACTCCTGCGACCACTTCAGGATGTTCGATTTCAAGGTCAGGAGGTGCGCACGTGGAAGGTCACATGACTGGACCGAGTGTCCGTACGCCCACCCGGGTGAGAAGGCCCGGAGGCGCGACCCGAGGAAGTATCACTATTCGGGTACGGCCTGCCCCGATTTCCGAAAAGGTCATTGCAAGAAGGGTGACACGTGTGAGTTCGCGCACGGGGTTTTCGAGTGCTGGCTCCACCCGGCTCGCTACCGCACTCAGCCGTGCAAGGACGGCACCAGCTGCAAGCGGAGGGTTTGTTTCTTTGCTCACACGCCGGAGCAGCTTAGGGTTTTGCCTCAGCAGAGCCCCAGAGGAGGAAACAACTCGCTCAACTCGGCCGAGTCGTATGACGGGTCGCCGCTGAGGCAGGCGATTGAGGCCGCTGCCGCTTCGTGCGTGAAAACGATGCCTTTCATGTCCTCCCCGCCGGAAGACTCGCCGGATGTGTCGCCGCCGATGTCTCCGATGGGCCGGACAATGAGCCGGTCTCTCGGGTCGAGCTCGATAAACGAAATGGTGGCTTCCCTGAGGAACTTGCAGCTCGGAAAGGTCAAGTCTTTGCCCTCCTCTTGGAACGTTCAGGTGGGAGGATCTTCCGGATTCGGGTCTCCAGTATCTTCCGGGTTCGGGTCTCCGGGCTCTTCCGCATTCGGATCTCCACGCATGTCCATGCTCCGACCCGGATTCTGCAGCCTGCCTTCAACGCCGACCCGGGTCCCGGCCCGTTCCGGAATCGGGTATTTGGATTTCTGCGAGGAGGAGCCTGCAATGGAGAGGGTGGAGTCTGGAAGGGGGCTGAGAGCCAGGATGTTAGAGAAGCTGAGGGAGGAGAATTCGTTGGGCCGGGTCGACCCGGGTCCGAACTGTACCGGTGCTCCGGATGTTGGGTGGGTTTCTGAGCTGGTTCAGTGA
- the LOC126596889 gene encoding disease resistance protein RGA2-like isoform X1 produces the protein MDVLEGIITYPVEGILKSVASLAAQEIGLFRGFKKELTELRQSLLAIQQFLGDVSHQPCHEGNAVEDWVKKLKDVAHDADDVLEDINYEVLRRKAELQNHMKKKVLNFFSLSNPILFRQKMAHKIKDINASLAGLKSEASFIGLVARRVDHTPPPIMRNRETDSNFRPYDKIIGRKKTVSNIIKILMSKNQEKNLSVMAVVGIGGLGKTTLAKSIFNHDDIRTPFVEKMWVCVSDTFEVNSILNRLLESLNSNRTGLTSREALLNDLKQRLTGKRYILILDDVWNEDKKFWREFMDCLSTLNSGPGSIAIVTTRSAEVASITETMPRCNLEGLSEEDCWSVLKGEALLDGNASSLDSDQECIGRAIAKKCAGVPLVAKVLGSLMRSQEWPSILESKIWEFSDKEDRIMSILKLSFDNLREPSLKQCFAYCSMFEKDCEIEKDDLIQLWMAQGYLHSSPMEDKGNEHFNILLQNSLFQDARNHEYAHRREREDEYGNTKCKMHDLVHDLAEKVFKFESLTQDLDQMDDGALDEIQHVARISSTTLERFPQRSLRRLQSLFPPRRFEFSNIFQKFRALRTLNLFCAVIEELPSSIGKLKCLRYLNISQTEIKELPKSVGKLYNLQTLRMSNPYIKTFPTEMENLISLRHVYFDKDVEVPFGMTRLTHLQTLSSFNLDEDGRHRLDELGGLNELKGELVIGSLQFVRDKEEAVKSNLVGKANIRKLKLKWQLDHYADLDEDILEGLQPHPNLESLTIEGFKGTKFASWMMSDSLLINLTEIKIICWRECEAVPPLGYLAKLRRISIEKCPKLKSFPISQSQSLEELRIEDCPKLRCTSIHSLPSLCKLDIQRCTTLEESENLQSTTSTTLQQQQHEEDLSLNGCASLNELNVEQCNGFTSILSGLHSCTSLRTLSIWNCPNLRTLSGHGLQTPVSLEDMAIWDCPNLEAIPSLDNLTSLTNLEIWGCDGLISLPSGLAYCTSLTKLDIEGCDGLISLPSGLAYCTSLTELRVRFCSNLISLADHNVSSLQSLSRLELYKCGKLQDLPKGLHSLSRLKEVCIGAFCQELDSFPDFQVPSILKKLTLYGWPKLKSLPQQIQHSASLTKLEIWKFDGLEALPEWLGNLTSLKYLGIFRCKNLMYLPTVEALKRLTKLHKLLIGRCPRLSERCDKDSGPEWPKISHIPDLSIHCSGDESGDESE, from the exons ATGGATGTGCTTGAAGGTATCATCACTTATCCCGTGGAGGGAATACTGAAGTCGGTCGCTTCACTTGCTGCTCAAGAAATCGGTCTTTTCCGAGGATTCAAAAAAGAGCTAACTGAGCTTCGTCAATCGTTACTTGCGATTCAACAGTTCTTAGGCGATGTTTCCCACCAACCATGTCACGAGGGCAACGCGGTGGAGGACTGGGTGAAAAAACTGAAAGACGTAGCTCATGATGCTGACGATGTCTTGGAGGATATCAACTATGAAGTTCTCCGGCGTAAAGCTGAACTGCAAAACCACATGAAGAAGAAGGTACTTAACTTCTTTTCGCTCTCCAATCCCATTTTATTTCGTCAAAAGATGGCCCACAAGATTAAGGACATCAATGCGTCCCTGGCGGGTCTCAAGAGTGAGGCATCTTTCATTGGCTTAGTTGCAAGGAGAGTAGATCATACCCCTCCTCCAATTATGAGGAACAGAGAAACTGACTCGAACTTCCGTCCGTATGACAAGATCATTGGAAGGAAGAAAACTGTGTCGAATATCATTAAAATCTTGATGTCCAAGAATCAGGAAAAGAACCTTTCGGTTATGGCCGTTGTGGGAATCGGAGGACTCGGAAAGACGACTTTGGCAAAATCAATATTCAATCATGATGATATTCGTACGCcttttgttgaaaaaatgtGGGTCTGTGTATCCGACACTTTTGAGGTTAATTCGATTCTAAATCGGCTGTTAGAATCCCTTAACTCAAACAGGACAGGACTTACAAGTCGGGAAGCATTGCTGAATGACCTCAAACAAAGGTTGACAGGGAAGAGATATATTTTGATACTGGATGATGTTTGGAATGAAGACAAGAAGTTTTGGAGGGAGTTTATGGATTGTTTGTCGACGCTCAATTCTGGTCCCGGAAGCATTGCCATTGTTACTACCCGTAGTGCTGAGGTTGCATCAATCACTGAGACAATGCCGAGGTGTAATTTGGAGGGCCTATCAGAGGAGGATTGTTGGTCTGTATTAAAGGGTGAAGCATTACTAGATGGTAATGCTTCTTCTCTAGATTCAGATCAAGAGTGCATTGGAAGGGCCATAGCTAAAAAGTGTGCTGGTGTACCATTGGTGGCAAAG GTTTTAGGAAGCTTGATGCGTTCACAGGAATGGCCGTCAATTCTAGAAAGTAAAATATGGGAATTTTCAGACAAAGAGGACCGAATCATGTCGATCTTGAAGTTGAGTTTTGATAATTTAAGAGAGCCATCATTGAAGCAATGTTTTGCATATTGCTCAATGTTTGAAAAAGATTGTGAAATTGAAAAAGATGACTTGATCCAACTCTGGATGGCTCAAGGATATCTCCATTCTTCTCCCATGGAGGATAAAGGTAATGAACATTTTAATATTCTATTGCAAAACTCTTTATTTCAAGATGCTAGAAACCATGAGTATGCACatagaagagaaagagaagatgaGTATGGGAATACCAAATGCAAGATGCACGATCTTGTGCATGATCTTGCTGagaaagttttcaaatttgaaagcTTGACACAAGACTTGGATCAGATGGACGATGGAGCACTTGATGAGATTCAGCATGTTGCCCGAATTTCTTCCACAACACTTGAAAGATTTCCACAAAGGAGCCTTAGGAGATTGCAGTCGTTGTTTCCTCCACGACGCTTTGAGTTCAGTAACATCTTCCAAAAGTTTAGAGCTTTACGGACGTTGAATTTATTCTGTGCTGTAATAGAGGAGTTGCCCAGTTCAATTGGAAAGTTGAAATGCTTGAGGTATCTCAACATTTCCcaaacagaaataaaagaacTTCCCAAATCTGTTGGCAAGCTCTATAATCTTCAAACGTTAAGAATGTCAAATCCATACATTAAAACGTTTCCTACGGAAATGGAAAATTTGATCAGCTTGAGACATGTTTATTTCGACAAGGATGTGGAAGTTCCATTTGGGATGACAAGATTGACTCATCTGCAAACGTTATCTTCGTTTAATTTGGATGAAGATGGGCGTCATAGACTTGATGAGCTGGGCGGGTTAAATGAATTGAAAGGGGAACTAGTTATTGGATCATTGCAATTTGTGAGAGACAAGGAAGAAGCAGTGAAATCAAATTTAGTGGGGAAAGCAAACAtacgaaaattgaaattaaaatggCAGCTGGACCATTATGCGGATCTTGACGAGGATATTCTCGAAGGTCTCCAACCGCACCCCAACTTAGAAAGCTTGACGATTGAGGGATTCAAGGGTACTAAATTTGCATCATGGATGATGAGTGATTCGTTGCTCATTAATTTAACAGAAATTAAGATAATTTGTTGGAGAGAATGTGAAGCGGTCCCACCACTGGGATACTTGGCGAAACTTCGAAGGATTTCCATTGAGAAATGCCCCAAACTAAAATCCTTTCCAATTTCACAATCCCAATCTCTTGAGGAGTTGAGAATAGAAGATTGCCCAAAGCTAAGATGCACTTCAATTCATAGTCTACCTTCACTCTGCAAATTGGATATTCAAAGATGTACGACTCTTGAGGAGTCCGAAAATCTACAGTCGACGACTAGCACTACTctccagcagcagcagcatgaGGAAGACTTGTCTTTAAACGGTTGCGCATCCCTCAATGAATTGAACGTTGAACAATGCAATGGATTCACAAGTATACTGAGTGGGCTCCATTCTTGTACTAGTCTTCGCACACTGAGTATCTGGAATTGTCCAAATTTGAGGACTTTGTCGGGTCATGGGCTACAAACCCCCGTCTCTCTTGAGGATATGGCAATATGGGATTGCCCTAATCTAGAGGCTATTCCCAGTTTAGACAACCTCACGTCCCTCACTAATTTGGAAATTTGGGGATGTGATGGATTAATAAGTCTACCGAGTGGGCTTGCATACTGCACATCTCTTACTAAATTGGATATTGAGGGATGTGATGGATTAATAAGTCTACCGAGTGGGCTTGCATACTGCACATCTCTTACCGAATTAAGGGTCCGCTTCTGCTCCAATTTGATATCTCTGGCGGATCACAATGTGTCCAGCTTGCAATCTCTATCTCGTTTGGAATTATATAAATGTGGGAAATTACAAGATTTGCCCAAGGGGCTGCACTCTCTATCTCGTTTGAAAGAGGTGTGTATCGGTGCCTTCTGCCAAGAGCTCGATTCTTTCCCTGATTTTCAGGTCCCATCGATACTGAAAAAATTAACATTGTACGGATGGCCTAAGCTCAAGTCTCTGCCTCAGCAAATTCAACACTCTGCTTCTCTAACTAAGttggaaatttggaaatttgaTGGTCTGGAGGCTCTTCCAGAGTGGTTGGGCAACCTCACATCTCTTAAATATTTGGGAATATTCCGCTGTAAGAATCTGATGTATCTGCCTACGGTCGAAGCTCTGAAACGCCTAACCAAATTACATAAGCTACTGATTGGACGGTGTCCCCGTCTGTCAGAAAGATGCGACAAGGACAGCGGCCCAGAATGGCCAAAGATTTCTCACATTCCGGATCTGag TATTCATTGCTCAGGTGATGAATCGGGTGATGAATCAGAATGA